From Arcticibacter tournemirensis, one genomic window encodes:
- a CDS encoding Maf family nucleotide pyrophosphatase, giving the protein MTEKDIAPIILASKSPRRQELLTLMNIPFRIALKDVDETYPEELSPAQIAVYIAEKKARAFDESLTGDEVVLTADTIVCVDSLILGKPEDETHAFEMLSLLSGRKHEVYTGVALMNKSGLHSFYEATDVYFRNLSPEQIKYYIETYKPLDRAGSYGIQDWIGLIGIERITGSYTNVVGLPTERLYRELLSM; this is encoded by the coding sequence ATGACGGAAAAAGATATCGCACCTATCATACTGGCTTCTAAATCGCCAAGAAGGCAGGAGCTTCTTACATTAATGAATATCCCTTTCAGGATTGCACTGAAAGATGTAGATGAGACTTATCCCGAGGAATTAAGTCCGGCACAAATAGCGGTTTATATAGCTGAAAAGAAGGCCAGAGCTTTTGACGAATCGCTTACAGGCGATGAGGTTGTTCTTACTGCAGACACTATTGTGTGCGTTGATAGTTTAATTCTCGGAAAACCTGAAGATGAAACACATGCATTTGAAATGCTGTCTCTTCTATCGGGAAGGAAGCATGAAGTGTACACCGGAGTAGCTCTGATGAATAAAAGCGGGCTTCATTCTTTTTATGAAGCTACTGACGTCTATTTTAGAAACTTAAGTCCTGAGCAGATAAAGTATTATATAGAGACCTATAAGCCGCTGGACAGGGCCGGTTCTTATGGTATTCAGGATTGGATAGGACTAATAGGAATCGAAAGAATCACAGGCTCCTATACGAACGTTGTTGGTTTACCTACCGAACGGCTTTACCGGGAACTTTTGTCTATGTGA
- a CDS encoding exopolyphosphatase, protein MKRRIAVLDLGTNTFHLLIADTVNSRIDQQLIVEKRDAKLGEGGITNGFITEAAFKRGIEALRSFQSIINEYNPDEVHAVGTAALRNASNAADFIEQVKKETGIAIEIIDGGREAELIYKGVRRAIDLSESGLITDIGGGSVEFIFCDKHEVVHKKSYPIGAAKLMDLFHHSDPISESDILAIHQYLDEQLNDLKINAHIFKPQLLIGSAGAFETFVALAIDKFNEHRVSYDGTNFFFQNGQFHSVINDILKSTHAEREANEAIIPVRVDMIVVSAILTSYIVDELHIPEIAMSAYSLREGLLFDQIEA, encoded by the coding sequence ATGAAAAGGCGTATTGCAGTACTCGACCTCGGAACCAACACTTTCCATCTGCTGATAGCTGATACCGTCAACAGCCGGATCGATCAGCAACTGATTGTAGAGAAACGTGATGCTAAGCTGGGTGAGGGCGGCATTACCAATGGGTTCATTACAGAGGCGGCGTTTAAACGGGGGATTGAAGCCTTACGCTCCTTTCAGTCGATAATAAACGAATATAATCCCGACGAAGTTCACGCAGTGGGAACTGCGGCCCTGCGAAACGCTTCTAACGCCGCAGACTTTATCGAACAGGTAAAAAAAGAGACAGGGATAGCAATTGAGATAATTGATGGCGGACGCGAAGCCGAATTAATCTATAAAGGAGTAAGGAGGGCTATTGACCTTTCGGAGTCCGGATTGATTACTGACATTGGCGGAGGAAGCGTCGAATTTATCTTTTGTGACAAGCACGAAGTCGTTCATAAAAAAAGCTATCCTATCGGCGCCGCCAAGCTGATGGATCTTTTTCATCACTCTGACCCCATTTCAGAGTCAGACATTCTTGCCATTCATCAATATTTGGATGAGCAGCTTAACGACCTGAAGATTAACGCCCATATTTTCAAACCGCAGCTTCTAATCGGTTCAGCCGGAGCTTTTGAAACTTTTGTTGCCCTGGCAATTGATAAATTTAATGAGCATAGGGTATCGTACGACGGAACAAATTTCTTTTTTCAAAACGGGCAGTTCCATTCGGTTATAAACGATATACTCAAATCAACTCACGCTGAACGCGAAGCCAATGAAGCGATTATTCCGGTACGTGTAGATATGATAGTTGTCTCAGCCATCTTAACTTCTTATATAGTGGATGAGCTTCATATACCCGAAATAGCCATGTCTGCCTATTCGTTAAGAGAAGGGCTCCTGTTTGACCAGATCGAAGCTTAG
- a CDS encoding nucleoside 2-deoxyribosyltransferase, which produces MISIYLAGPLFSAAEMKFNLELSEWLTEKGCNVFLPQAACLNKTTEEIFTLCKNGVESASAVVAILDGADADSGTCWECGYAFAKNIPVIIVRTDIRDSGDTRGFNAMLYYSASGIIEDRIHFKEKILDELLKLTS; this is translated from the coding sequence ATGATATCAATTTATCTTGCGGGCCCTTTATTCTCAGCAGCAGAAATGAAGTTCAATCTGGAACTATCTGAATGGCTTACTGAAAAGGGATGCAATGTTTTCCTGCCCCAGGCAGCATGTCTGAATAAAACTACTGAAGAAATCTTTACCCTTTGCAAAAATGGCGTTGAATCGGCTTCTGCTGTCGTTGCGATTCTTGATGGCGCTGATGCCGACAGCGGAACCTGCTGGGAATGCGGTTATGCCTTTGCTAAAAATATCCCTGTAATAATCGTAAGAACGGATATTCGTGATAGCGGCGATACCAGAGGTTTCAATGCGATGTTATATTACAGTGCATCAGGAATAATAGAAGACCGTATTCACTTTAAAGAAAAGATCCTTGATGAACTATTGAAGTTAACCTCTTAA
- the dnaJ gene encoding molecular chaperone DnaJ, with the protein MAKRDFYDILGVSKSSTADEIKKAYRKLAIKYHPDKNPGDKEAEEKFKEAAEAYEVLSNPEKKQRYDQFGHAGTSGAGSYGGGHMNMEDIFSQFGDIFGGGSPFESFFGGSSSGGGSRRMARGSNLRIKVKLNLEEIAKGTEKKIKVNKLVVCHTCDGTGAKDRSSFHTCNTCGGSGSVRRVTNTILGQMQTTSTCPTCNGTGTQITSKCHACHGDGVVRGEETISINIPAGVSEGMQLSMSGKGNAAPNGGIPGDLIILVEEIPHETLQREGNNVVYDLHISFLDAVLGASVEVPTIDGKAKIKIEPGTQGGKILRLKGKGVPEVNSYHRGDQLIYVNIWTPKALSREERDLLEKLNNSPNFKPQPGKHEKSFFERMKEYFE; encoded by the coding sequence ATGGCAAAGAGAGATTTTTACGATATTTTAGGTGTTTCTAAAAGTTCAACTGCGGATGAAATCAAGAAAGCATACCGTAAGCTGGCGATAAAATACCATCCCGATAAAAACCCGGGAGACAAAGAGGCTGAAGAAAAATTCAAAGAAGCAGCCGAGGCATACGAAGTTCTCAGCAATCCTGAGAAAAAGCAGCGTTACGATCAGTTTGGCCACGCAGGAACATCAGGCGCCGGCAGCTATGGCGGTGGTCATATGAACATGGAGGACATCTTCAGTCAGTTTGGCGATATATTCGGAGGCGGCAGTCCGTTTGAAAGCTTTTTCGGCGGCAGTTCTTCAGGCGGTGGCTCCCGTCGGATGGCCCGGGGCAGTAATCTTAGAATAAAAGTAAAACTGAACCTTGAGGAGATAGCAAAAGGCACAGAGAAAAAGATAAAAGTAAATAAGCTTGTGGTGTGCCACACCTGCGATGGCACCGGAGCTAAAGACCGCTCGTCTTTCCATACCTGTAATACCTGTGGCGGAAGTGGCTCTGTAAGAAGAGTGACAAATACTATCCTCGGCCAAATGCAGACTACGAGCACCTGCCCTACCTGTAACGGAACAGGTACCCAGATAACTTCTAAGTGTCATGCATGTCACGGAGACGGTGTAGTGCGTGGCGAAGAAACTATTAGTATCAATATCCCTGCAGGTGTTAGCGAAGGCATGCAGCTCTCAATGAGCGGAAAAGGCAACGCGGCTCCTAACGGTGGTATACCGGGTGACCTGATCATTCTTGTTGAAGAGATCCCGCATGAGACACTGCAACGCGAAGGCAATAACGTTGTATATGATCTTCATATCAGCTTTTTGGATGCTGTTCTCGGGGCAAGTGTTGAAGTGCCTACTATTGACGGTAAAGCCAAGATCAAAATTGAACCAGGCACTCAGGGAGGCAAAATCCTTCGGCTGAAGGGCAAAGGGGTTCCTGAAGTGAATTCATACCATCGCGGTGACCAGCTTATATACGTAAATATCTGGACGCCTAAAGCTCTTTCAAGAGAAGAACGTGATTTACTCGAAAAGCTTAACAATTCGCCAAATTTCAAGCCGCAGCCCGGAAAACATGAAAAAAGTTTCTTCGAGCGTATGAAAGAGTATTTTGAATAG
- a CDS encoding nucleotide exchange factor GrpE — protein sequence MAKDLPHPFIMNFSDMLKNKKKNREEEPSPGNTAQNEAEQELKQDNGTENPVSDNQNPDENTGEPAAAKPSEEEKLRADLSEANDKYLRLYAEFDNFKRRTTKERIDLLQTAGKDVLQSLLPVLDDFERALKSMESASDVAAVKEGINLVHSKLKNILVQKGLKEMESIGSAFDADLHEAITNIPAPSDEMKGKVIDEVEKGYFLNDKVIRFAKVVVGN from the coding sequence ATGGCAAAAGATTTGCCACATCCATTTATTATGAACTTTTCAGATATGTTGAAAAACAAGAAGAAAAATAGAGAAGAAGAACCTTCACCAGGAAATACAGCTCAAAACGAGGCTGAGCAGGAGCTGAAACAAGATAACGGGACTGAAAACCCTGTATCTGATAACCAAAACCCGGATGAAAATACCGGAGAACCTGCAGCAGCAAAACCCTCTGAAGAAGAAAAACTACGTGCTGATTTGTCAGAGGCAAACGACAAATACCTTCGCTTATATGCCGAGTTCGATAATTTTAAAAGACGTACTACAAAAGAACGGATAGACCTGCTTCAAACTGCAGGCAAAGACGTTTTACAAAGTCTTCTTCCTGTGCTCGACGACTTCGAACGTGCCCTAAAATCGATGGAAAGTGCCTCTGATGTGGCTGCTGTAAAAGAGGGTATTAACCTGGTACACAGCAAACTCAAAAACATCCTGGTTCAAAAAGGATTAAAAGAAATGGAATCAATAGGATCAGCGTTTGATGCAGACCTTCACGAAGCCATTACAAACATTCCTGCTCCTTCAGACGAGATGAAAGGGAAAGTAATAGATGAAGTAGAAAAGGGATACTTCCTTAATGATAAGGTGATCCGTTTCGCAAAAGTTGTGGTAGGAAATTAA
- a CDS encoding cell division ATP-binding protein FtsE, producing the protein MIGNTIIRLHNVDIYQQNHLVLSDVNLHIDKGEFVFLIGQTGSGKSSLMKVIYGEIGVGSGEGHAGGFDLKKLSEKDIPYLRRKLGIVFQDFQLLTDRTVEDNLQFVMKATGWKDNKLINERIRDVLEKVGLRSKVKKMPHELSGGEQQRVVVARALLNDPEIILADEPTGHLDPETSEEVMLLLKEISRSGTAVLMATHNYHLIRTFPSRIIKCENGRVIEDVTMV; encoded by the coding sequence ATGATTGGGAATACCATTATACGACTTCACAACGTTGACATTTATCAGCAGAACCATCTAGTTCTTTCTGATGTCAACCTTCATATTGATAAAGGGGAATTTGTTTTCCTCATCGGCCAAACCGGCTCGGGGAAAAGCAGTTTAATGAAAGTAATATACGGTGAGATCGGCGTGGGATCGGGAGAAGGACATGCAGGAGGCTTTGACCTGAAAAAGCTCTCAGAAAAAGATATTCCTTATCTGCGAAGGAAACTTGGAATTGTTTTCCAGGATTTTCAGCTTCTTACAGACAGAACAGTGGAAGACAACCTGCAGTTTGTAATGAAAGCGACAGGTTGGAAAGACAACAAACTCATTAACGAACGCATCCGTGATGTTCTGGAAAAAGTCGGCCTCCGCTCTAAAGTAAAGAAAATGCCTCATGAATTGTCGGGCGGAGAACAGCAGCGCGTTGTTGTTGCAAGGGCTTTGCTGAACGATCCCGAAATCATCCTGGCAGATGAGCCAACAGGTCATCTCGACCCTGAAACTTCCGAAGAGGTAATGCTGCTCCTTAAAGAGATCAGCCGTTCAGGAACAGCAGTTCTGATGGCCACCCACAATTATCATCTTATTCGCACCTTCCCTTCCCGTATTATCAAATGCGAAAACGGAAGGGTAATTGAGGATGTTACGATGGTATAG
- a CDS encoding fructose-6-phosphate aldolase produces the protein MYIIKVKGVAKIPDYVQLRDEEFTLLAYFRVDRPDKTLTKIGLGDRIDDIMNLINELPFGKIMKLEL, from the coding sequence ATGTACATCATTAAAGTAAAAGGCGTAGCCAAAATTCCCGATTACGTGCAACTGCGTGACGAGGAATTTACTTTACTGGCTTACTTCCGGGTTGACAGGCCCGATAAAACTTTAACAAAAATAGGTTTGGGAGACAGGATCGACGACATTATGAACCTGATCAATGAACTTCCGTTTGGGAAAATAATGAAATTAGAACTTTAA
- a CDS encoding acyl-CoA reductase produces MTTIFTPQIRTAFTRLGQYLLSYDNDLEHLVNAAKHYNAWFTPEQTKKAVTAIGSMLNETDIDTWFKNEEAEFRKRDDKAVRSEQKTVGLVLAGNIPLVGFHDILCVLAAGHTALIKLSSQDKHLTPHILSKLVEIEPSFGRQIRYTERLENFDAVIATGSNNTSRYFEYYFKNVPHIIRKNRNSVAILTGDESGEELRCLGNDIFDYYGLGCRNVSKLYVPQGYDFTFFFEAIESFKEVINHHKYNNNYDYNKSIFLVNLEHHLDNGFLLLKKAPDSLSSPLATLYYDEYQDLASLEKTIETKTDEIQCITGNVDLKLPVQQVGFGCSQKPRLWDYADNINTIQFLLTL; encoded by the coding sequence ATGACAACCATATTCACTCCTCAAATAAGAACAGCTTTTACACGGTTAGGACAGTATTTACTTTCCTATGATAATGATTTGGAGCATCTTGTAAATGCTGCTAAACACTACAATGCCTGGTTTACGCCAGAACAGACTAAAAAAGCAGTGACAGCTATTGGTTCGATGCTTAACGAAACGGATATAGATACCTGGTTTAAAAATGAAGAAGCAGAATTCCGAAAACGTGATGACAAAGCAGTCCGTTCCGAACAAAAAACAGTTGGACTGGTGCTCGCGGGGAATATTCCTCTGGTTGGCTTTCACGATATTCTGTGTGTGCTGGCGGCTGGCCATACAGCACTCATAAAACTCTCATCGCAGGACAAGCATCTAACTCCTCACATTCTAAGTAAACTTGTGGAAATAGAGCCCTCCTTCGGCAGGCAGATCAGATATACTGAAAGACTTGAAAATTTCGACGCAGTAATCGCAACAGGGAGTAACAACACCTCTCGTTATTTTGAATACTATTTTAAGAATGTACCCCATATCATACGTAAGAACCGAAACAGTGTTGCTATACTAACCGGCGACGAAAGCGGGGAAGAGCTTCGCTGTTTAGGAAATGACATATTCGACTATTACGGTCTGGGCTGCCGGAACGTTTCTAAATTGTATGTCCCCCAAGGCTACGACTTTACATTTTTCTTCGAAGCGATTGAAAGCTTCAAAGAGGTAATCAACCACCACAAGTACAATAATAACTACGATTATAACAAATCGATCTTTCTGGTGAATCTGGAGCATCATCTCGACAATGGATTTCTGCTTCTTAAGAAAGCGCCAGACTCTCTAAGTTCGCCTCTCGCCACATTGTATTATGACGAATATCAGGACCTGGCAAGTCTGGAAAAAACAATTGAGACTAAGACCGATGAAATTCAATGCATCACAGGTAATGTAGATTTGAAACTCCCCGTCCAGCAGGTAGGCTTCGGTTGCAGTCAGAAACCACGACTCTGGGATTACGCTGACAACATAAATACTATTCAGTTTCTTCTAACTTTATAA
- a CDS encoding 4Fe-4S dicluster domain-containing protein: protein MAIKITDECINCGACEPECPNNAIYDAGAAWRFSDGTSLRGVIDFGDGTTLDAEESQTPISDEFYYIVSDKCTECKGFHDEPQCAAVCPVDCCIDDEDVRETEEELLAKKAWLHMED from the coding sequence ATGGCGATTAAAATAACGGATGAATGTATAAATTGCGGAGCATGCGAACCTGAATGCCCCAATAATGCGATATATGATGCTGGTGCTGCGTGGCGTTTTTCTGATGGAACATCTCTTCGTGGTGTTATTGATTTTGGAGACGGTACCACGCTGGATGCAGAGGAATCTCAAACTCCTATTTCTGATGAATTTTACTATATAGTGTCAGACAAATGTACTGAATGCAAAGGATTTCACGATGAGCCTCAGTGCGCTGCTGTGTGCCCCGTAGATTGCTGTATTGATGATGAGGATGTGCGTGAAACAGAAGAAGAGCTGCTTGCGAAGAAAGCATGGCTTCACATGGAAGACTAA
- a CDS encoding universal stress protein: protein MKSLNKLHKILIAVEDSRYSNQVASYGYDLARKLDAVVALLHVNDIPVSTPYITDPMLNEAPVVMPDVIQAQDESGKKLLDRIADTFGNGITTYTFHKLGNPKEEILLTADEWEADLVIVGTHGRTGFDHFISGSVAEKVARKAKCPVLIIPNNKDEEE from the coding sequence ATGAAAAGCCTAAATAAACTGCATAAGATATTGATAGCTGTAGAAGACAGCCGCTATTCTAACCAGGTGGCCAGTTATGGTTATGACCTTGCCAGAAAGCTGGATGCTGTGGTTGCCTTATTGCATGTAAATGATATCCCGGTTTCCACTCCCTATATTACAGATCCCATGCTTAACGAGGCTCCTGTAGTTATGCCTGACGTGATCCAGGCTCAGGATGAGTCGGGGAAAAAACTCCTTGACCGGATTGCGGATACTTTTGGAAATGGTATTACTACGTATACCTTTCATAAATTAGGTAATCCAAAAGAGGAGATTCTGCTTACTGCTGATGAATGGGAAGCTGATCTTGTAATCGTCGGCACGCATGGGCGTACAGGCTTTGATCATTTTATCTCGGGAAGCGTGGCTGAAAAAGTAGCCAGAAAGGCGAAATGCCCCGTTCTGATAATTCCGAATAATAAGGACGAAGAGGAATAA
- a CDS encoding C40 family peptidase has translation MTDSQFGVCHLSLVPVRAESSDKSEITSYVLFGDCFEVLERAGNWALILTAFDKYAGWIDIKQYISISAEQYETYSERSRILGCAVYQPLMKVATSELLYLLAGSSIPPLNENSFYLNTEEYRFVTLPLFAVKDHFAEHVASYARFFLQAPYLWGGKSLFGIDCSGFTQMVFKMLGITLKRDAWQQAEQGKAVNFLQESKAGDLAFFDNDEGRIIHVGIMLGENEIIHASGHVKIDSIDDQGIYSSDLQRHTHKLRIIKRFI, from the coding sequence ATGACAGATTCCCAGTTTGGCGTATGCCATTTATCTCTCGTTCCGGTAAGGGCAGAGTCTTCAGATAAAAGTGAAATAACTTCCTATGTATTGTTCGGCGATTGCTTTGAAGTTCTGGAACGCGCAGGTAACTGGGCCCTGATTCTTACAGCTTTTGACAAGTACGCTGGTTGGATTGATATTAAGCAATACATTAGCATATCAGCGGAACAATATGAAACGTATTCAGAGCGGTCACGTATTCTGGGTTGTGCCGTTTATCAGCCGCTTATGAAAGTTGCAACAAGCGAGTTGCTGTATCTTTTGGCAGGCAGTAGTATTCCCCCGCTTAATGAAAATAGCTTTTATCTGAATACCGAGGAATATCGGTTTGTTACTTTACCTCTCTTCGCTGTAAAAGACCATTTTGCAGAGCATGTTGCTTCATATGCAAGGTTTTTTCTTCAGGCACCCTATTTATGGGGGGGCAAGTCTCTTTTCGGTATCGATTGTTCCGGTTTCACCCAAATGGTATTTAAAATGTTAGGTATTACACTCAAACGGGATGCCTGGCAACAGGCAGAACAAGGTAAGGCTGTGAATTTTCTTCAGGAATCGAAAGCAGGCGACCTCGCTTTTTTTGATAATGATGAGGGCCGGATTATACATGTTGGCATCATGCTCGGTGAGAACGAGATCATTCACGCATCAGGCCATGTTAAAATAGATTCAATAGACGATCAAGGTATTTATAGCTCGGATCTTCAGCGACACACTCATAAGTTGCGCATAATTAAAAGATTTATTTAA
- a CDS encoding WD40 repeat domain-containing protein: MEIKRIAALSGHQNPIYTIESSPETGYFYTAGNDKGVVQWSFDDPGHVKVLMPVKTSVYSLLISPDHLWLAAGERSGQVSLYSFEENKVIAVLNNHRLPVFALSFVHRKNELLAASEDGTVSVINLNTTELIYRFKISDDTIRCMAISPDESMVAFGCKDNTIRIFNVTDYSLLKELHLHTMPVTSLAFSPDGELLLSGGRDAKLNVWGVKDFELKDSITAHMFAIYDIKFNPSGTYFATASQDKSIKIWSADSFRLLKIISREKGIEAHSHSVNKLNWNTKDGSLISVSDDRMIMRWEIK, from the coding sequence ATGGAAATAAAACGTATTGCGGCGCTTTCAGGGCATCAGAATCCCATATATACTATAGAATCTTCTCCGGAGACCGGCTATTTCTACACCGCCGGAAACGACAAAGGAGTTGTACAATGGAGTTTCGATGATCCCGGACATGTCAAAGTGCTGATGCCTGTAAAGACATCCGTTTACTCCTTGCTGATATCTCCTGATCATTTATGGCTTGCTGCTGGAGAACGAAGCGGACAAGTTAGCCTTTACAGCTTCGAAGAAAACAAAGTTATTGCGGTGCTCAATAACCATCGGCTTCCGGTGTTTGCCTTGTCTTTTGTACACCGAAAAAACGAATTATTGGCTGCATCAGAAGACGGAACCGTTTCTGTTATTAACCTTAATACTACCGAACTGATTTATCGGTTTAAGATCTCCGACGACACAATACGTTGTATGGCCATAAGTCCCGACGAGAGTATGGTCGCTTTCGGCTGCAAAGATAACACCATCAGAATATTTAATGTTACGGACTATTCCCTGTTAAAGGAGCTGCACCTTCATACTATGCCGGTAACAAGTCTTGCATTTTCTCCTGATGGTGAACTCCTCCTGTCAGGAGGGCGCGATGCTAAACTGAATGTATGGGGCGTAAAAGATTTTGAACTTAAGGACAGTATTACAGCTCATATGTTCGCCATCTATGACATTAAGTTTAATCCAAGCGGAACTTATTTCGCAACCGCCAGTCAGGATAAAAGCATCAAAATATGGAGTGCTGACAGCTTCCGGCTACTTAAAATCATAAGCAGGGAAAAAGGGATAGAAGCGCATTCCCATTCGGTCAATAAGTTAAACTGGAATACAAAAGATGGTTCACTTATTTCGGTTAGCGACGATCGGATGATTATGAGGTGGGAGATTAAATAA
- the hisIE gene encoding bifunctional phosphoribosyl-AMP cyclohydrolase/phosphoribosyl-ATP diphosphatase HisIE yields the protein MEIDFNKGDGLVPVVIQDEQTLEVLMLGYMNDEAFQKTSQEGKVTFFSRTKNRLWTKGEESGNYLNVKSIHIDCDNDTLLVKVNPVGPTCHTGSRSCFSTDLNQNFLFKLEQIIADRYENPLEGSYVNSLHKKGINRIAQKVGEEGVETVVAALNQTEEDLINESSDLFFHLLVLLREKNISLKTIAENLENRHK from the coding sequence ATGGAAATAGACTTTAATAAAGGAGATGGACTGGTTCCGGTGGTTATTCAGGATGAACAGACTCTCGAAGTGCTTATGCTTGGGTACATGAATGATGAAGCTTTTCAGAAAACCAGCCAGGAAGGCAAGGTAACGTTCTTCTCGCGCACGAAGAACCGGTTATGGACAAAAGGTGAGGAAAGCGGCAACTATCTTAATGTAAAGAGTATTCATATAGACTGCGACAATGATACACTGCTTGTCAAAGTAAATCCTGTCGGCCCAACTTGTCATACCGGATCCAGAAGCTGCTTCTCTACTGATCTGAATCAGAACTTTCTGTTTAAACTGGAGCAGATTATTGCCGACCGGTATGAAAACCCTCTGGAAGGCTCATATGTTAATAGTCTGCATAAAAAAGGCATTAACAGGATAGCACAAAAGGTGGGCGAAGAAGGTGTGGAAACCGTGGTGGCGGCGCTGAATCAAACGGAAGAGGATTTGATTAACGAATCATCCGACCTGTTTTTCCACCTGTTGGTACTTTTGAGAGAAAAGAATATTAGCCTGAAGACTATCGCTGAAAATCTGGAAAACAGGCATAAGTAG
- a CDS encoding GNAT family N-acetyltransferase: MLLNLETSRLIMRPMQLSDAAEMVALNRDPDVIRFTGDRAFADITEAEKLILNYDQYDRYNMGRLNMFLKSTGDYIGWCGLKYHPDTNETDVGYRLKKCYWGQGYATESARASLAFGFSVLHLEEIIGHAAKENTASINVLKKIGLKYVRDIDLDNEPCVLYKIIKKEWK; this comes from the coding sequence ATGCTATTAAATCTGGAAACCTCACGACTGATAATGAGGCCGATGCAATTGTCGGATGCCGCAGAGATGGTCGCTCTTAATAGAGACCCCGATGTTATTCGCTTTACAGGAGACAGAGCCTTCGCTGATATAACAGAAGCAGAAAAGCTTATTTTAAATTATGATCAATATGACCGGTACAACATGGGAAGGCTAAACATGTTCCTTAAGTCAACCGGCGACTATATTGGATGGTGCGGCTTGAAATATCATCCCGATACCAACGAAACCGACGTTGGCTATAGGCTGAAAAAATGTTATTGGGGACAGGGGTATGCTACTGAATCGGCACGTGCTAGTTTGGCGTTCGGATTTAGTGTTCTTCATTTGGAAGAGATTATTGGACATGCGGCAAAGGAAAACACGGCATCAATTAATGTACTGAAAAAAATAGGGTTAAAATACGTGAGGGACATCGATTTAGACAACGAACCCTGCGTTCTCTATAAAATTATAAAAAAAGAATGGAAATAG
- the hisF gene encoding imidazole glycerol phosphate synthase subunit HisF has translation MKEINTKHMTASPRTLNSDKLEASQVDLVESLPTGGGGLAKRIIPCLDVKDGRTVKGVNFVDLRDAGDPVELAWQYSQQGADELVFLDITATHERRKTMAELVKAVARQINIPFTIGGGINEITDADILLNSGADKISINSAAVRNPGLVNELAAAFGKQFVVVAVDTKSVNGKNLVHLNGGRIPTGIETEQWIKEVEDRGAGEILLTSMDHDGTKGGFDNILLKKINYSLSIPLIASGGAGNVQHFIDVFQQTNVDAALAASVFHYGEILIPNLKAKLKQQNIEARI, from the coding sequence ATGAAAGAAATTAATACTAAACATATGACCGCGAGTCCGCGAACTTTAAACAGCGACAAACTGGAGGCTTCGCAAGTCGATCTTGTTGAGAGCCTACCCACTGGTGGTGGCGGACTTGCAAAAAGGATTATTCCATGTCTGGACGTTAAAGATGGCCGCACCGTTAAAGGAGTCAACTTTGTTGATTTAAGGGACGCCGGAGATCCGGTGGAACTTGCCTGGCAATATTCGCAACAGGGGGCCGACGAACTCGTCTTTCTCGATATTACAGCTACGCACGAACGGCGCAAAACAATGGCGGAGCTGGTAAAAGCGGTTGCGCGTCAGATTAATATTCCATTTACTATCGGAGGAGGCATCAATGAAATAACAGACGCCGATATACTCCTCAATTCGGGCGCTGATAAGATCTCTATTAACTCAGCAGCTGTTCGAAACCCGGGGTTAGTGAACGAACTTGCTGCCGCATTTGGAAAGCAGTTCGTTGTTGTTGCGGTAGATACAAAATCGGTAAATGGAAAAAATCTTGTACATCTTAATGGCGGCAGAATACCCACAGGTATCGAAACCGAACAATGGATAAAAGAAGTAGAAGATCGCGGCGCCGGAGAGATCCTTCTTACATCCATGGATCACGATGGAACTAAAGGCGGCTTTGACAATATTTTGCTTAAAAAGATCAACTACTCGCTGTCCATTCCGTTGATTGCATCCGGAGGTGCTGGAAACGTTCAGCATTTTATTGACGTATTTCAGCAAACAAACGTAGATGCGGCGCTGGCGGCTTCGGTATTTCATTATGGAGAGATCCTGATTCCGAACCTAAAGGCCAAGCTGAAGCAACAAAACATTGAAGCAAGGATTTAA